From Achromobacter spanius, a single genomic window includes:
- a CDS encoding putative bifunctional diguanylate cyclase/phosphodiesterase: MILANSDVMYRHLVQGVVDYAIYMLNPDGTVANWNAGAQRAKGYTAAEIVGRHFSCFYTEEDQARGVPQRGLATARDTGKFEAEGWRVRKDGTLFWAHVVIDAIHDDTGALIGFAKVTRDNTERREREQQLLKAKQLVEHYNSELTSMSTFLQAVVSHIPSCVLVLDAVSRKFLLANRQAEETFGGKPGGLQGKTAQEALPELVCAFFDRLTNDALRSDGAMREEEEELATARGPRTLHTKTLAFHSNDPRSRYVLLIAEDVTDENAAHAQVRYMAHHDTLTGMPNRRLFRDRLLSALGASRDRSTAVLCLDVDNFKCVNDTLGHQSGDELLRLLAKRLPKHLREQDTLARLGGDEFAIVLPNIAEQDDVRKLAERLIEAVRQPFEIAGHTVPVSVSIGIAISESQSLSADHLLRYADMALYEAKRNGRNCLAFFEPEMEAAALRRHEVEMDLRQAIISHQLQLYYQPIMDVSHVRIVGREALMRWQHPKKGLIMPQDFIPIAEETGLIHELGAFTLHEACVEAMRWNDHETVAVNLSASQFTNGALVSLVESALAKSGLPASRLELEITESVLLANSSGNLATLHRLKELGVKVALDDFGTGYSSLGYLRTFEFDKIKIDKSFTQDVESSREALAIIRAINGIGRSLDIPTTAEGVETPAQLERLTAEGCSHFQGYLLGRPVSHDGAAADTAPA; the protein is encoded by the coding sequence ATGATCCTCGCCAATTCCGACGTCATGTACCGCCACCTGGTGCAAGGCGTCGTCGACTACGCCATCTACATGCTCAACCCGGATGGCACCGTCGCCAACTGGAACGCCGGTGCGCAGCGCGCCAAGGGCTACACCGCCGCCGAAATCGTCGGCCGCCACTTTTCCTGCTTCTACACCGAGGAAGACCAGGCGCGCGGCGTGCCCCAGCGCGGTCTGGCCACCGCGCGCGACACCGGCAAGTTCGAAGCCGAAGGATGGCGCGTGCGCAAGGACGGCACGCTGTTCTGGGCGCACGTCGTCATCGACGCCATCCACGACGACACGGGCGCGCTGATCGGCTTTGCCAAGGTCACGCGCGACAACACCGAACGCCGCGAACGCGAGCAGCAGTTGTTGAAGGCCAAGCAATTGGTCGAGCACTACAACAGCGAGCTCACGTCCATGTCGACCTTTCTGCAGGCGGTGGTGTCGCACATTCCGTCCTGCGTGCTGGTGCTGGATGCCGTGTCGCGCAAGTTCCTGCTGGCCAACCGGCAGGCCGAGGAAACCTTTGGCGGCAAGCCGGGCGGCCTGCAGGGCAAGACCGCGCAAGAAGCCCTGCCCGAACTGGTGTGCGCGTTCTTCGACCGCCTGACCAACGACGCGCTGCGCTCGGACGGCGCCATGCGCGAAGAGGAAGAGGAACTGGCCACCGCGCGGGGTCCGCGCACGCTGCACACCAAGACGCTGGCGTTTCACAGCAACGACCCGCGCTCGCGCTACGTCCTGCTGATCGCGGAGGACGTCACGGACGAGAATGCCGCCCATGCACAGGTGCGCTACATGGCGCACCACGACACGCTGACGGGCATGCCCAATCGCCGCCTGTTCCGCGACCGGCTGCTGAGCGCGCTGGGCGCAAGCCGGGACCGCTCGACCGCGGTGCTGTGCCTGGACGTGGACAACTTCAAGTGCGTGAACGACACGCTGGGCCATCAGTCCGGCGACGAACTGCTGCGCCTGCTGGCCAAGCGGCTGCCCAAGCACCTGCGCGAACAGGACACGCTGGCGCGGCTGGGCGGCGACGAATTCGCTATCGTGCTGCCCAACATCGCCGAACAGGACGACGTGCGCAAGCTGGCCGAGCGCCTCATCGAAGCGGTGCGCCAACCCTTCGAGATCGCGGGGCACACCGTGCCCGTCAGCGTGAGCATCGGCATCGCCATATCGGAATCGCAGTCGCTATCGGCCGACCACCTGCTGCGCTACGCCGACATGGCGCTGTACGAAGCCAAGCGCAACGGCCGCAATTGCCTCGCGTTCTTCGAGCCGGAAATGGAAGCCGCCGCGCTGCGGCGCCACGAGGTCGAGATGGATCTGCGCCAGGCGATCATCTCGCATCAGCTGCAGCTCTATTACCAGCCCATCATGGACGTGAGCCATGTGCGCATCGTGGGCCGCGAGGCGCTGATGCGCTGGCAGCATCCGAAGAAGGGGCTCATCATGCCGCAGGACTTCATTCCCATCGCGGAAGAAACCGGCCTGATTCACGAACTGGGCGCCTTCACGCTGCACGAGGCCTGCGTCGAAGCCATGCGCTGGAACGACCATGAAACCGTGGCGGTCAATCTGTCGGCCAGCCAGTTCACCAACGGCGCGCTGGTGTCGCTGGTGGAGTCCGCGCTGGCCAAGTCCGGCCTGCCCGCGAGCCGTCTGGAACTGGAGATCACCGAATCGGTGCTGCTCGCCAATTCCTCCGGCAACCTGGCGACGCTGCACCGCCTGAAGGAACTGGGCGTCAAGGTGGCGCTGGACGATTTCGGGACCGGTTACTCGTCGCTCGGCTACCTGCGCACCTTCGAGTTCGACAAGATCAAGATCGACAAGTCATTCACGCAAGACGTCGAATCCAGCCGCGAGGCGCTGGCCATCATCCGCGCCATCAACGGCATCGGCCGCAGCCTGGACATCCCCACGACGGCCGAAGGTGTGGAAACACCGGCGCAATTGGAACGCCTGACGGCGGAGGGCTGCTCGCACTTCCAGGGGTATCTGCTGGGCCGTCCGGTGTCGCACGACGGCGCCGCCGCCGATACCGCGCCGGCATAG